Proteins encoded within one genomic window of Halococcus salifodinae DSM 8989:
- a CDS encoding 1,4-dihydroxy-2-naphthoyl-CoA synthase, which produces MVSALFDPEKWEPIAEFDFTDITYHRATESGTVRIAFDRPAVRNAFRPGTVDELYDALDHAKRQTDVGCVLLTGNGPSPKDGGWAFCSGGDQSVRGGSGYEYGDSDGSDGTEDERESNDDDQPKTGRLHILEVQRLIRHIPKPVVCVVPGWAVGGGHSLHVVCDLTIASAEHAKFLQTDPDVASFDGGFGSAYLAKQIGQKKAREVFFLGKTYDADEATEMGMVNEAVPHDELESTALSWAETINGKSPTAIRMLKYGFNAADDGMVGQQVFAGEATRLAYMTDEAQEGREAFMEGREPDFSDVPWHY; this is translated from the coding sequence ATGGTTTCGGCCCTGTTCGATCCTGAGAAGTGGGAACCGATCGCCGAATTCGATTTCACGGACATCACCTACCACCGCGCCACCGAGTCCGGCACCGTCCGGATCGCCTTCGACCGACCCGCGGTCCGGAACGCCTTCCGGCCGGGAACGGTGGACGAACTCTACGACGCGCTCGATCACGCGAAACGCCAGACGGACGTGGGCTGTGTTCTCCTCACGGGGAACGGGCCGTCGCCGAAGGACGGCGGCTGGGCGTTCTGTTCGGGCGGCGATCAGTCGGTCCGTGGTGGATCTGGCTATGAGTACGGCGACAGTGACGGCAGTGACGGAACCGAAGACGAGCGTGAGTCGAACGACGACGACCAACCGAAGACGGGTCGGCTCCACATCCTCGAAGTCCAGCGGCTGATCCGCCACATTCCGAAGCCCGTGGTCTGCGTGGTGCCGGGCTGGGCGGTCGGTGGCGGCCACTCTCTCCACGTGGTCTGTGACCTCACGATCGCCTCCGCCGAGCACGCGAAGTTCCTCCAGACCGATCCCGACGTGGCGAGCTTCGACGGCGGGTTCGGCTCCGCGTATCTCGCGAAACAGATCGGACAGAAAAAGGCCCGTGAGGTGTTCTTCCTCGGGAAGACCTACGACGCCGACGAGGCCACCGAGATGGGGATGGTCAACGAAGCGGTGCCGCATGACGAACTCGAATCGACGGCGCTTTCGTGGGCTGAGACGATCAACGGCAAGTCGCCGACCGCGATCCGGATGCTGAAATACGGGTTCAACGCCGCCGACGATGGGATGGTCGGTCAGCAGGTCTTCGCGGGCGAGGCCACCCGACTCGCGTACATGACCGACGAAGCCCAGGAGGGACGCGAGGCGTTCATGGAAGGGCGGGAACCGGATTTCTCGGACGTTCCCTGGCATTACTGA
- a CDS encoding AI-2E family transporter, which yields MNLERGVFVAAILGLGTLSLLLVLPLLQYVLLAVLLGYVLHPVHERLAPRIGSRLSAGGLVAGTALVVLLPIGAVIAVAANQAVQVLTALRTGRLGIDTIERFLREQVGVTIDIGGAIGSTLTPDAVLGVVEGQSGAALFGRAASLFGGLSNVVIGLTVLVFLSYYLLTDGVGFVRWLRDVAPVPGDDWDELVARVDRLLWAVIVGNVAVATVQGVLTGIGFVVVGFPNTVFWTVVTVVLGLLPLIGASIVWLPASIYLFVLGRPLAAVVLFVYGATLVSIADNYLRPMIGGREAGLNPGLFVLGISGGLFVFGFLGVFFGPVVLGTLKVLVELFARDGTTPDASESSDRRRPRLGRPMLDRMSVGSATGVDTPTTIDDDQRAS from the coding sequence ATGAACCTCGAACGAGGGGTGTTCGTCGCGGCGATCCTGGGTCTCGGGACGCTTTCGCTGTTGTTGGTCCTCCCGTTGCTCCAGTACGTCCTGCTCGCGGTGTTGTTGGGCTACGTTCTCCACCCGGTCCACGAGCGACTCGCACCGCGGATCGGGTCACGACTCTCTGCGGGCGGGCTCGTCGCCGGCACGGCGCTCGTGGTCTTGCTGCCGATCGGCGCAGTGATCGCCGTTGCGGCGAACCAGGCCGTCCAGGTGCTGACGGCCCTCCGGACCGGCCGGTTGGGGATCGACACGATCGAACGCTTCCTCCGCGAACAGGTCGGCGTCACGATCGATATCGGTGGCGCGATCGGCAGCACACTCACACCCGACGCGGTGCTCGGCGTGGTCGAGGGGCAGAGCGGTGCGGCGCTGTTCGGTCGTGCGGCGAGTCTGTTCGGCGGCCTCTCGAACGTGGTCATCGGCCTCACCGTGCTGGTGTTCCTCTCGTACTACCTCCTCACCGACGGTGTAGGGTTCGTTCGGTGGCTTCGGGACGTCGCCCCGGTCCCCGGGGACGACTGGGATGAACTCGTGGCACGCGTCGACCGCCTGCTCTGGGCGGTGATCGTCGGCAACGTCGCCGTGGCGACCGTCCAGGGCGTGCTCACCGGTATCGGGTTCGTTGTGGTCGGCTTCCCGAACACCGTCTTCTGGACGGTCGTCACCGTCGTGCTCGGACTTCTGCCGCTGATCGGTGCGTCGATCGTCTGGCTCCCCGCATCGATCTACCTGTTCGTCCTCGGTCGACCTCTCGCCGCCGTCGTGCTGTTCGTCTACGGAGCCACGCTCGTGAGCATCGCCGACAACTACCTCCGGCCGATGATCGGCGGTCGCGAGGCGGGTCTCAACCCCGGCCTGTTCGTCCTCGGCATCTCCGGCGGACTGTTCGTGTTCGGCTTCCTTGGTGTGTTCTTCGGCCCGGTCGTGCTGGGAACGTTGAAAGTCCTCGTCGAACTGTTCGCTCGGGATGGTACCACCCCGGACGCCTCCGAATCGTCCGATCGCCGTAGGCCGAGGCTCGGCCGACCGATGCTGGATCGCATGAGCGTTGGCTCGGCAACCGGCGTCGACACGCCGACGACGATCGACGACGACCAGCGCGCCAGTTGA
- a CDS encoding nucleoside deaminase, which yields MRRPAESRLDRTGGVLSIAVDVGRRVIRATGRRTVVSDSNFDDFDHESHMRRAFELAREATDRGDRPYGSVLVRDDTVVMVDSNRVLTEDDVRRHPELNLAYRACREFDPDERAGMAMYTSTEPCPMCAGGMRTAELGRVVYSVGGDELPDFGGNEPSVRSATILDGVTDVVGPVLNDEGRRIHHESD from the coding sequence ATGCGGCGGCCAGCTGAGAGTCGCCTGGATCGAACTGGAGGTGTTCTCTCGATCGCGGTCGATGTCGGCCGACGGGTTATTCGAGCCACCGGACGACGAACGGTCGTGAGCGATTCGAACTTCGACGACTTCGATCACGAGTCGCACATGCGACGGGCGTTCGAACTCGCCCGCGAGGCCACGGACCGTGGCGACCGCCCGTATGGCTCGGTGCTGGTCCGTGACGATACGGTCGTGATGGTCGACTCGAATCGCGTACTCACCGAGGACGACGTCCGTCGTCATCCCGAACTCAACCTCGCGTATCGCGCGTGTCGGGAGTTCGATCCAGACGAACGCGCAGGGATGGCGATGTACACTAGCACGGAGCCATGTCCGATGTGCGCCGGCGGGATGCGTACCGCGGAGCTCGGCCGGGTGGTTTACAGCGTCGGTGGCGACGAGCTCCCCGACTTCGGCGGCAACGAGCCGTCGGTCCGGTCGGCGACGATCCTCGACGGCGTTACCGACGTCGTCGGCCCCGTCCTGAACGACGAAGGACGACGGATCCACCACGAGTCCGACTGA
- a CDS encoding TetR/AcrR family transcriptional regulator, giving the protein MSTSGTDREAVDTGEEIMVATYRALSKHGYANLTMQAIADEFEKTKAVIHYHFDTKDDLLVAFLDYLLDRFTERLAVGEDADPNDRLDALVDELLLGLGDDDEATRSNHEFHAALLELRSQAPHNDAYRAQLTTNYELLVDMLTAVIDDGIEQGVFHDVDAEQTATLVLATMLGGRVHHVTLDHENMAVEVRDALEAQVLRDLRVPERT; this is encoded by the coding sequence ATGAGCACTTCGGGGACCGATCGTGAGGCGGTCGATACCGGCGAGGAGATCATGGTTGCGACGTATCGCGCGCTCAGTAAACACGGCTACGCGAACCTCACGATGCAGGCGATCGCCGACGAGTTCGAGAAGACCAAGGCCGTCATCCACTATCACTTCGACACGAAGGACGACTTGCTCGTCGCCTTTCTCGATTACCTCCTCGATCGCTTCACCGAACGGCTCGCCGTCGGCGAGGACGCCGACCCGAACGACCGCCTCGACGCGCTCGTCGACGAGCTGTTGCTCGGGCTTGGCGACGACGACGAAGCGACCCGGAGCAACCACGAGTTCCACGCGGCGCTGCTCGAACTCCGGTCGCAGGCCCCGCACAACGACGCGTACCGCGCACAGCTCACCACGAACTACGAGCTCCTGGTGGACATGCTGACGGCAGTCATCGACGACGGTATCGAGCAGGGCGTCTTCCACGACGTCGACGCCGAGCAGACGGCAACGCTCGTGCTCGCGACCATGCTCGGCGGCCGCGTCCATCACGTCACGCTCGACCACGAGAACATGGCCGTCGAAGTGCGCGACGCCCTCGAAGCACAGGTACTCCGTGATCTCCGCGTCCCGGAGAGGACGTAA
- a CDS encoding OFA family MFS transporter has translation MSTHAERAREILGFSRWWQIAAAVVMMALVSPYQYVWSSIRGPLANDLGISLPALGLVFTLYVVFQSGSQFPVGWVRDRHGPRGLTVLAGVLAGGGYVGLAHATQLWHVYLLYILGAIGVGIVYTVAVNTAVKWFPDRRGLTTGAGTMAFAAGSALFVPYVRANATIDAFSGVLQNIGLLIAVGVVVGALVLRDPPADFVNGDERSAASGDADTATDGAETEADGGTSAHSGTDDGSDATTDGTASGTRQYTWREVVGTWQFWLLYAMFVGISGANLMLAANLIPFAENVGLSAVIATASATLLPIADGVGRLSVGGISDRLGRKRSMMVAFALCGIGLFALVGMGAVGTSVGFLGAVAVAAFFEGTQYTLFPSLVADYYGHEHSSTNYAVLYSAKMIGGVFGGTAVGWLVAATDWSVAFLVGGALAICASLGAIVLRPPDDAAAS, from the coding sequence ATGAGCACCCACGCCGAGCGCGCACGCGAGATCCTCGGGTTCTCACGATGGTGGCAGATCGCCGCCGCGGTGGTGATGATGGCGCTCGTGAGCCCCTATCAGTACGTCTGGTCGTCGATACGGGGGCCGCTCGCAAACGACCTCGGCATCTCCCTGCCGGCGCTCGGGCTCGTGTTCACGCTGTACGTCGTCTTCCAGTCGGGATCGCAGTTTCCGGTGGGGTGGGTCCGCGATCGCCACGGGCCACGCGGCCTGACGGTGCTCGCGGGCGTGCTCGCCGGCGGTGGCTACGTCGGGCTCGCCCACGCGACCCAGCTCTGGCACGTCTACCTCCTCTACATCCTCGGCGCGATCGGCGTCGGGATCGTCTACACCGTCGCGGTCAACACCGCCGTCAAGTGGTTCCCCGACCGGCGCGGCCTCACGACCGGTGCGGGGACGATGGCCTTCGCCGCCGGGAGCGCGCTGTTCGTTCCCTACGTCCGGGCGAACGCGACGATCGACGCGTTCTCGGGGGTCTTGCAGAACATCGGCCTGCTGATCGCCGTCGGAGTCGTCGTCGGGGCGCTCGTGCTCCGTGATCCGCCAGCCGACTTCGTGAACGGCGACGAGAGGTCGGCGGCGTCCGGCGACGCGGACACGGCGACCGACGGCGCGGAAACGGAGGCCGACGGCGGAACGAGCGCGCACTCGGGGACGGACGACGGTTCGGATGCCACGACGGACGGCACGGCATCCGGTACTCGCCAGTACACCTGGCGGGAGGTCGTCGGGACGTGGCAGTTCTGGCTGCTGTACGCGATGTTCGTCGGCATCTCCGGCGCGAACCTCATGCTCGCGGCGAACCTGATCCCGTTCGCGGAGAACGTCGGCCTGTCGGCGGTGATCGCGACGGCATCGGCGACGCTGCTCCCGATCGCCGACGGAGTGGGGCGGCTGAGCGTTGGCGGCATCTCGGATCGACTCGGACGGAAACGATCGATGATGGTGGCGTTCGCGCTCTGTGGGATCGGGCTGTTCGCGCTCGTCGGGATGGGTGCGGTCGGAACGTCCGTCGGCTTTCTCGGTGCGGTCGCCGTCGCCGCGTTCTTCGAGGGCACCCAGTACACGCTGTTCCCGAGCCTCGTGGCCGATTACTACGGTCACGAACACTCCTCGACGAACTACGCGGTGCTCTACTCCGCGAAGATGATCGGCGGCGTGTTCGGCGGCACCGCCGTGGGCTGGCTCGTCGCCGCGACCGACTGGTCGGTGGCGTTCCTCGTCGGCGGGGCGCTGGCGATCTGTGCCAGCCTCGGCGCGATCGTGTTGCGCCCGCCCGACGATGCGGCGGCCAGCTGA
- a CDS encoding MFS transporter: protein MSYAEASDRRSRYETVGLVVGFFLLSTAAAAYEIAPASVLPLVRSSMGIDASAAGWLMSVMYATAVVASVPVGIALDRVSVRRAMTVGGIALLVAGVWGWFAAAAGAYWWLLVSRVLGGIAYVLFWNAGANTVGRAVDPEIRATAVGIFTASAPVGFALGQFGSPLLARPFGWPAILPAFAAIAVVGLGVFLLATRGRSIDVETDSPDRDGFVRLFTDTAVWTLCACCFLAYSLYLFLNTWLPSFMVEQFGVPLAVGGVLTALFPAIGVVSRSSSGALSDRVFDRRRRPVAVAAFVVATPAVVAFAVVSRVAVLVVVLVVSGFAVQLAIGLLFSYVAEVVAAEVRTTAVSLLTSVGLFGAFVAPIAAGRIIDRVGYQPAFLLAGVVSVLGIVLAWRAPEPSE from the coding sequence GTGAGCTACGCAGAGGCTTCTGATCGCCGGTCGCGATACGAGACGGTCGGGCTCGTCGTCGGTTTCTTCCTGCTCTCGACCGCCGCGGCAGCCTACGAGATCGCACCCGCGAGCGTCCTGCCGCTGGTTCGATCGTCGATGGGGATCGACGCGAGCGCGGCTGGCTGGCTGATGAGCGTGATGTACGCGACCGCTGTCGTCGCCAGCGTTCCGGTCGGGATCGCGCTCGATCGGGTTTCGGTGCGCCGGGCGATGACGGTCGGTGGGATCGCACTGCTCGTGGCGGGCGTCTGGGGCTGGTTCGCGGCGGCGGCCGGCGCGTACTGGTGGCTGCTCGTCTCGCGCGTGCTCGGCGGGATCGCGTACGTCCTCTTCTGGAACGCTGGCGCGAACACCGTCGGTCGCGCCGTTGATCCCGAAATCCGCGCGACTGCGGTCGGGATCTTCACCGCGAGCGCACCGGTCGGGTTCGCGCTCGGCCAGTTCGGGAGCCCGCTGCTCGCGCGGCCGTTCGGCTGGCCCGCAATCTTGCCCGCGTTCGCGGCGATCGCCGTCGTCGGCCTCGGCGTCTTCCTGCTGGCGACCCGCGGGCGATCGATCGATGTCGAGACGGACAGCCCCGACCGCGACGGTTTCGTTCGCCTGTTCACCGATACCGCTGTGTGGACGCTCTGTGCCTGCTGTTTTCTCGCGTACTCGCTGTACCTCTTTCTCAACACGTGGCTGCCGAGCTTCATGGTCGAGCAGTTCGGGGTTCCGCTAGCGGTGGGTGGGGTGCTGACCGCGCTCTTCCCGGCGATCGGGGTCGTCTCGCGATCGAGCAGTGGAGCGCTCTCGGATCGGGTGTTCGACCGTCGTCGCCGCCCCGTGGCCGTGGCCGCTTTCGTCGTCGCGACTCCCGCCGTCGTCGCGTTCGCCGTGGTGTCGCGGGTCGCGGTGCTCGTCGTGGTGCTGGTCGTCAGCGGCTTTGCGGTCCAGCTTGCCATCGGTCTGCTGTTCTCGTACGTGGCCGAGGTCGTCGCCGCCGAGGTGCGGACCACGGCGGTCTCGCTGCTGACGAGCGTCGGGCTGTTCGGCGCGTTCGTCGCCCCGATCGCCGCCGGCCGGATTATCGACAGGGTGGGCTACCAACCGGCGTTCCTGCTCGCGGGTGTCGTTTCGGTGCTCGGGATCGTCCTCGCGTGGCGTGCGCCCGAACCGAGTGAGTGA